The Desulfuromonas sp. region CATCGAAGAGGGCAAAATATCCCGGATCGAAAAGGACATCAGCGCCGAAGGCGCAAAGGTGGTCGACGTCTCGGGCAAGCTCGTGGTCCCCGGCCTCATCGATATTCACGTTCACCTGCGCGACCCGGGCCACGAGTATAAAGAGGACATCGCCACCGGGACCCGCTCGGCCGCGGCCGGAGGCTTCACCTCGGTTGCCTGCATGCCGAACACCAACCCTTTCAACGACAACAAGGCGATAACCACTTACATTCTCAACGAGGCCAGCGAGAAGGGATTCGCCAACGTTTTCCCCGTCGCCAGCATTACCAAGTGCCTCAAGGGCGAAAGCCTCTCCGAAATGGGAGACCTCAAGGGGGCTGGCTGCATCGGCTTTTCCGACGACGGCCGTCCGGTGGCCAACGGGGACGTGATGCGCCGGGCCATGGAGTACGCCAAGGGATTCGACATGCCGATCATCGCCCACTCCGAGGAGCTCTCCATCGTCGGCAGCGGGGTCATGAACGAAGGGTTCGTCGCGACGGAACTCGGCCTCAAGGGGATTCCCTGGGTCGCCGAGGCCGCCGCCATCGCCCGGGAGGTGATGCTTGCCGAGTTCACCGGGGCTCGCCTTCACCTCTGCCACGTCTCCACCCGTCAATCCCTCGACATCATCCGCGCCGCCAAGAAACGGGGGGCGAGGGTGACCTGCGAGGTGACCCCCCACCACTTCACCCTCACCGAGGACGCCGTGCGGGGCTACGGGACCAACACCAAGATGAATCCCCCCCTGCGCACCGCCGACGACGTTGAGGCAATGCGGCAGGGCCTGGCCGACGGCACCGTCGATGCCATCGCCACCGACCACGCTCCCCACCACATCGACGAGAAGAACGTCGAGTTCAATATCGCCCTGTGCGGCATCGTCGGCCTCGAGTCGTCCCTCCCCCTGACCCTGGGCCTGGTCGAGGAGGGGGTGCTGACCCTCGGGCAGGCCATCGAGCGCCTGACCATCGGCCCCGCCCGGGCTCTCGGCATTCCCCGGGGAACCCTGAAGGTCGGTGTCCCTGCGGACGTGACGGTCATCGACCCGGAGCTCAAGTGGACCCTGGAGGCCGACAAGTTTCACTCCAAGTCCCGCAACACCCCCTTCGAGGGATGGAAGATGAAGGGCGCCGCCACCCACACCATTGTCGGCGGGCGGCTCGTCCACCAAAGATCGTAACGCAAAAACCTTCGGGTTCCGGAGGGGCGGGCGGTGTCCGCCCCTCGCTTTGCCCGCAACAGAAATGAATCAGGAGTCGGATACACATGAAAGCAATACTGGCCCTGGCCGATGGCCGGGTCTTCCACGGCAAGGGGTTCGGAACGCCCGGAGAGGTGACCGGAGAGGTGGTCTTCAATACCAGCATGACCGGCTACCAGGAGATCCTCACCGATCCGTCCTACCGGGGGGAGATCGTCACCATGACCTACCCCCTGATCGGCAACTACGGAATCAATCCCGAGGACGTGGAGTCGGCCCGGCCCCACCTGGCGGGATTCGTCGTCAAGGAAGCCAGCGAGTGCCCCAGCAACTGGCGCTCCAGCATGAGCCTCGACGCCTACCTAAAGGAGAACGGCATCGTCGGCATCCAGGGGATCGACACCCGGGCCCTGGTGCGCCATATCCGCGACAAGGGGGCGCAGACCGGGATCATCTCCTCCGTTGACCTCGACCCCCAAAGCCTCGTCGCCAAGGCCCAGGCCGCGCCTCCCATCGAAGGCCGGGATCTGGTCCGCGCGGTGACCTGCGCGGAGCCGTACCACTGGAGCCAGGGCCCCTGGGACCTTTCCGACGGCTACCGCGAGGCCGCCGAGCCCGGCAAGTTCAAGGTAGTGGCCTACGATTTCGGCATCAAGCGCAACATCCTGCGCAACCTGGTCGCCTCGGGCTGCGACGTCACCGTTGTCCCCGCCGCAACCCCTGCCGAGGCGGTCCTGGAGATGAAACCCGACGGCGTCTTCCTGAGCAACGGCCCCGGCGACCCGGAGCCGATCACCTACGCCCAGGAGAACATTCGCCGGCTCCTCGGAAAGGTCCCTCTCTTCGGCATCTGCCTCGGCCACCAGCTCCTTTCGCTGGCCCTCGGAGGCAAGACCTACAAGCTCAAGTTCGGCCACCGCGGCGGCAACCAGCCCGTGCGTCGCGGCGACGGTCACGACGTGGAGATCACCGCCCAGAATCACGGATTCGCCGTCGAGGCCGGGAGCATCGAGGAAAAAGCACTGCTGACCCATATCAACCTCAACGACGACACCGTCGAAGGGATATGTCACCGCGAGCTGCCCGCCTTCTCCGTCCAGTACCACCCCGAAGCCTCCCCCGGACCCCACGACGCCCGCTACCTCTTCGGCCGCTTTATCGAGATGATGGAAAAGGCTAAAGCCGTGACGCGTGACGCGTGACGCGTAACGAGTAACAGACGGAAGACTTTTTTATATCCACACCGATCACGCGTCACCGATCACGCGTCACTAGGTTTTACCATGCCAAAAAGAACAGACATCGAGAAAATACTTATCATCGGCGCCGGGCCGATCGTTATCGGCCAGGCCTGCGAATTCGACTACTCCGGGACCCAGGCCTGCAAGGCCCTGAAGGAGGAGGGGTACACCGTTGTCCTCCTCAACTCCAATCCGGCGACCATCATGACCGACCCCGATTTCGCCCACCGCACCTACGTGGAGCCGGTCACCCCGGAGGTCCTGGCGCGGATCATCGAGAAGGAGCGTCCCGACGCCCTCCTTCCGACCCTCGGCGGCCAGACCGCACTGAACACCGCGGTCGCCGTGGCCAAGGACGGCACCCTGGAGAAGTACGGGGTGGAACTCATCGGCGCCAAGCTGCCAGCCATAGAAATGGCCGAGGACCGCACCCTGTTCAAGGCGGCCATGGAGAGGATCGGCGTTGCCGTCCCCCGCAGCGGCCTCGCCCACAACCACGCCGAGGCGATGGAGATCATCGAGCACGTCGGCTTCCCGGCGATCATCCGCCCCTCCTACACCCTCGGCGGCACCGGCGGCGGCATCGCCTACAACCGCGAGGAGTACGAGACGATGGTCCTGGCGGGGATCGACGCTTCCCCGACCGACGAGGTGCTCGTCGAGCAGTCGGTCATCGGCTGGAAGGAGTTCGAGCTGGAGGTCATGCGCGACCTCGCGGACAACGTGGTCATCATCTGCTCCATCGAGAACTTCGACGCCATGGGAGTCCACACCGGCGACTCCATCACCGTCGCCCCGGCCCAGACCCTGACAGACAAGGAATACCAGATCCTGCGCGACGCCTCGATCAAGATCATCCGGGAGATCGGCGTCGAGACCGGCGGCTCCAATATCCAGTTCGGGGTCAACCCCGAAAACGGCGAACTGGTGGTCATCGAGATGAACCCCCGGGTGTCGCGCTCCTCGGCCCTGGCCTCCAAGGCGACCGGTTTCCCCATCGCCAAGATCGCCGCCAAGCTCTCCGTCGGCTACACCCTGGACGAGATCCCCAACGACATCACCCGGGAGACCTATGCCTCCTTCGAGCCGACTATCGACTACGTCGTGACCAAGTTTCCCCGCTTCACCTTCGAGAAATTCCCCCAGGCCGACGCCGTCCTCACGACCCAGATGAAGTCGGTGGGGGAGGCGATGAGCATCGGCCGAACCTTCAAGGAAAGCCTTCAGAAGTCTCTGCGCTCCCTGGAGATCGACTCCTACGGCTTCGAGAGCCGGCTCTTCGCTGATCCCGAGGACTGCCGCAGGGCCCTCTCCGACGCGGAGCTCGACACCCTGCGCTCCAAGTTGCAGATTCCCGGCTGGGAGCGGATCTGGTACGTGGGAGACGCTATCCGGGCCGGATTCTCCATCGATGAGATCTACCGCCTTACGGGCATCGACCCCTGGTTTCTGCGCAACATCGGACAGATCATCGCCAGGGAAGGGGAGATCGTCCAGAGCCGGGCCCTGGTGGCCAAAGGGGGGGCGGGGCTCCGGGACCTGCTGCGGGAGGCCAAGCAGATGGGCTTTTCGGACAAGCGCCTGGCGTTTCTCCTGGGAATCACCGAGGACGACGTGCGCGGCTATCGCCACAGCCTCGGCGTGCGCCCCGTCTACAAGCGGGTCGATACCTGCGGCGCCGAGTTAGAGGCCCATACCCCCTACCTCTATTCCACCTACGAAGAGGAGTGCGAGGCCGACCCGACGGACAAGAAGAAAATCATCATCCTCGGCGGCGGGCCGAACCGCATCGGCCAAGGGATCGAGTTCGACTACTGCTGCGTCCACGGGGTCTTCGCCCTGGCCGAGGACGGGTACGAGACGATCATGGTCAACTGCAACCCGGAGACCGTCTCCACCGACTACGACACCTCGGACCGGCTCTATTTCGAGCCCCTGACCCTCGAGGACGTGCTCGAGATCGTCGCCGTCGAGCAGCCCTACGGGGTCATCGTCCAGTTCGGCGGCCAGACCCCCCTGAAGCTCGCCGTCGCCCTCGAGAAGGCCGGCGTCCCGATCATCGGCACGAGCCCCGACGCCATCGACCGGGCCGAGGACCGGGAGCGCTTCCAGGCCCTGCTCCACAAACTCGACCTCAAGCAGCCCGACAACGGCATCGCCCGCTCCGTGGAAGAGTCGGAGCAGATCGCCGAGCGCATCGGCTACCCGGTCGTGGTCCGGCCTTCCTACGTCCTCGGCGGCCGGGCCATGGAGATCGTCTACGAACTGGAGCAGCTGCGCAATTACATGAAATACGCCGTCAAGGCCTCCCCCGAGCACCCCATCCTCATCGACAAGTTCCTTGTCCACGCCATCGAAGTCGACGTGGACGCCCTGTGCGACGGCACGGACGTGGTCGTCGGCGGCATCATGCAGCACATCGAGGAGGCCGGTATCCATTCGGGCGACTCGGCCTGCGCCCTGCCTCCCTTCTCCCTGGAGCCCGAGCTGATCGAGGAGATCAAGCGGCAGACCGTGGAACTGGCCCTCGAGCTTCAGGTGGTCGGCCTGATGAACATCCAGTACGCCGTTCAGGACGGGATCATCTATCTGCTCGAGGTCAACCCCCGCGCGAGCCGCACCGTCCCCTTCGTCTCCAAGGCCACCGGACGCCCCCTGGCCAAGATCGCCGCCCGGGTCATGGCGGGGCGGAGCCTGGCCGACCTCGGCGTTTCCGGCTACATCCACCCGCCCCACGTCGCGGTCAAAGAGTCGGTCTTTCCCTTCGTCAAATTCCCCGGCGTCGACACCCTGCTCGGCCCGGAGATGAAATCGACGGGAGAGGTCATGGGAATCGACGCCGCCTTCGGCCCGGCCTTCGCCAAGGCCCAGCTCGGCGCCGGAGTGAAGCTCCCCCTGTCCGGAAAAGTCTTCATCAGCGTCAAGGACGCCGACAAGAGGCTGACCCTCGAGTCGGCCCGCCAACTCGCCGAGGCCGGCTTCCAGATCGTCGCCACCGGCGGAACCGCCACCTTCCTTAAGGACAAGGGGATCCCGACTACCCGCGTCAACAAGGTCAAGCAGGGGCGGCCCCACTGCGTCGACGCGATCAAGAGCCACGAGATCGACCTGGTCTTCAACACGACCTTCGGCGCCCAGTCCGTGGCCGACTCCTATTCCATCCGCCGCAGCGCCCTTATGAACGGGGTCGCCTACTTCACCACGGTGGAGGGAATGACGGCCGCCGTCGACGCCATCCTCGCCATGCGCCGAGAAAGTCTTGACGTGAAACCGCTCCAAGAGTATTATCCCCAATAGAACACGGGAGGCGCCAAACGCTGTCTCCATGACATTGACGCCACGAGCGGGCGGGGAAACACGCCCGCTATTTTTAAATTGCAGAGGAAAAAATTTCCATGTCACAGTCCATTCCCATGACCCGTGAAGGCAACGCCCGCCTTCAGGAAGAGCTAAAAAACCTCATTCGCGTCGAGCGGCCCAAGGTCGTCCAAGACATCGCCGAGGCGAGAGACCACGGCGACCTTTCGGAAAACGCCGAATACGAAGCCGCCAAGAACAAGCAGGCCTTTATCGAGGGACGCATCAAGGAGCTCAACGACAAGATCGCCCGGGCCCTCGTCATCAATCCCGCCGAGCTCGACACGGACAAGGTGGTTTTCGGAGCCAAAGTGACCCTGTTCGACACCGATTCGGGGGTCGAGGTGACCTACCAGATCGTCGGCGAGGACGAGGCGGACATCAAGGACGCCAAGATTTCTATCACCTCCCCCGTCGGCAAGGCCCTCATCGGCCACCGCATAGACGACGAGGTGAACATCCGGGTCCCCTCGGGACTCAAGGTTTACGAGATCATCGACATCAAGTACGAATAGACACCGCCGCGCTTTTCCGGCAAGGAGGCCCCATGAGCGAGAAAATCAACAAAGACATGACGTTCCACCAGGTGCTGCAGATGAGCCCCGAAGTGGCCCGGGTGCTCGGCAAGTACAACCTCGGCTGCGTCGGCTGCATGGGGGCCATGAGAGAGACCCTCGAACAGGGCGCCACAGCCCACGGCCTCGACGTCAACGACATCGTCCGCGACCTCAACGCCATTTTCGCCGAATAATTTCCGAGGCGGGAGGCCGCGCTTCCCGCCTCGGCCTCCCTTCAGAAAACCCGCCTTCCCGGCACCGGAAAAAAGGCAGGGGAGATGCCCCTCACCCCCACCGACGATCGCCTCCGTCAGCTTCTCGCCACCCCGCTGGACCAAGTCCGCGGGGTCGGTCCCCGCATCGCCGAAAAACTCGCCAAGATGGGCCTCGCCTCCGCCGAAGACGCCCTCTACACCCTGCCGCACCGCTACGAGGACCGCCGCGAACTGCGCAAGATCGCCCAGCTGCGCGACGGCCTGCGCGAGGTCTTCTGCGGCGAGATCCTGGCCTCCGCCGAGACGGTCACCGCCCGGTCACGCCGGCGCATTTTCGAAGTCGTGGCCGGCGACGGCAGCGGACAGGTCTCTCTCAAGTGGTTCCACTACCGCAAGGAGTGGATGAAGAAGAAGTTCCCCGTCGGGCGCCGGGCGGTCTTCAGCGGAGAGGTCAAGCGCTTCGGCCCGACCCGGGAAGTCCACCACCCCGATGCCGAGTTCCTCGCCGAGGGGCAGAGGGTCGAACAGGTGCTGGCCGCCGACCCCCTGAACTTCGGCCGCATCCTTCCCGTCTACCCCCTCACCGAGGGTCTCCATCAGAAGGCCGCGCGCAAGATTTTCATGGAGGTGGTCGAGCGCTTCGCGCCCCATGCGGCCTCGGCCATACCCGAGCCCATCGCCCGCCGCCGCGGCCTCCTTCCCTTGCAAGAGGCGCTGAGACAAGCGCACTGGCCCGGCAACGACGCCTCCCTGGTCGCCCTGGAGGCGGGCCGCGACCAGGCCCGGCGCACCCTCGTCTACGACGAATTCTTCTTCCTCGAGCTCGGCCTCGCCCTCAAACGCCGGGGCGTCGTCCTCGAAGAGGGCATACCCTTCGGCGTCTCCCACCGCTACACCAAGCCCCTGGCCGCACTGCTCCCATACCGCCTGACAGGCGCCCAGCGGCGGGTGCCCGGCGAGATCAAGAGGGACATGATGGCCCCCCATCCCATGAACCGCCTCGTTCAGGGAGACGTCGGCAGCGGCAAGACGGTCGTCGCCCTGATGGCCGCCCTGATCGCCATCGAGAACGACGCCCAGGTCGCCGTCGTGGCCCCTACCGAGATCCTCGCCGAACAGCACTACCTGCAGTTCCACGCCTGGATGGAGGACCTCGGGCTGAAGGTCGTCCTGCTCTCCGGGTCGATGGCCGGAAAGGAGAAGGCCGCCGCCCTGGAAATTCTCCGGAGCGGAGAGGGGCACATGGTCGTCGGAACCCACGCCGTTCTCCAGGAGGGGGTCCGGTTCAAGCGGCTCGGCCTCGGCATCATCGACGAGCAGCACCGCTTCGGGGTGCGCCAGCGCGGGGTGCTGCGGCGCAAGGGGGAGCACCCCGACGTCCTCGTCATGACCGCGACCCCCATCCCCCGGACCCTCTCCCTGACCCTCTACGGGGACCTCGCCCTGTCGGTCATCGACGAGATGCCCCCCGGCCGGACCCCGGTGACGACCCGTGTCCTCCCCGAGAGCGAGCGGCGAAAGGCCTACGCCGTCATCGAGCGGGAACTGGCCGTCGGACGACAGGCCTACATCGTCTACCCCCTCGTGGAAGAGTCGGAGAAGAGCGACCTGCGCTCCGCCAGCGAAGGAGCCGAACAGCTGCGGGAGGAGATCTTTCCCGGCCGCCGGGTCGGGCTGCTCCACGGCCGGATGAAGCCGGAGGAGAAGGAGGCGACCATGGCCGCCTTCAAGGCCGGGGAGATCGAGGTCCTCGTCTCCACGACCGTCATCGAGGTGGGGATCGACGTCCCCAACGCCACGGTGATGATGGTCGAGCACGCCGAGCGCTTCGGGCTGGCCCAGCTCCACCAGTTGAGGGGACGGGTAGGGCGGGGCGCCGACAAAAGCACCTGCCTCCTCGTGCGCTCGCCGCGCTGCAGCGACGAGGGGTTCCGCCGCCTGCAGGTCATGGCCGAGAGCAACGACGGCTTCCGCATCGCCGAGGCCGATCTGGAGATCCGGGGACCGGGGGAATTCCTCGGAACCCGCCAGGCCGGCCTGCCCGACTTCCGGGTCGCCAACCTGCTGCGCGACGGACGCATCCTCGAAGAGGCCCGGGAGGACGCCTTCGCCCTAGCCAACGAGGTCGACTTTCTCACCGCGGACGACTACGCCCCGGTGAGGGAGACGCTCCTTCACCGCTGGGGGAACCGCCTCGAACTCGCCAGCATCGGGTGAGGGGAGGGGAGAGTACTTCCGGAGTAAGACTTTGTGCTCTTTCTTGGGAATCGCCTTCAAGTGACCGTTTTGTCGTTAAAAAATATCTCCGCAGGCCAAATGTTTCACGGACTTGAAGTTCTTTGAGAGGTTTGAATGATAAGCTGCCGACAAACAAAGGATATCCGCCCGTGACCGTCCGAAAAGAGCGCATTCAAGCCGATTTCAACGCCATCGCCCGTTGCGGAGCCCTGGAAGGCGGCGGGGTGACCCGTCTGGCTTTTACGGACGCGGATCAGGAGGCCCGTCGCTGCCTGGCAGGAGCCATGGAGGACGCCGGCCTGGAGGTCCAGGTCGATGCCCTCGGCAATATGCGTGGCCGCAGGGCGGGCAGCGAAGACCTGTCCCCGGTCATGGTCGGCTCCCACCTCGACACCGTCCCCGAGGGCGGGCATTACGACGGGGTGATCGGCGTCCTCGCCGCCCTGGAGGTCGTGCGCGCCCTCAACGACGCCGGAATCGTCACCCGGCGCCCGGTCGAGGTGGTCAATTTCTCCGCCGAAGAGTCGAGCCGTTTCGGCGTCGCGACCCTCGGCAGCAAGGCGATGACAGGGAAACTCGCGGGCGAGGCACTCCAAAATCTGAAGGATGCCGACGGCATCAGCCTGCGCTCAGCGCTGGAAAAGGCCGGGTTCGA contains the following coding sequences:
- a CDS encoding dihydroorotase; amino-acid sequence: MNILIKGGRVLDPAHGIDEALDLLIEEGKISRIEKDISAEGAKVVDVSGKLVVPGLIDIHVHLRDPGHEYKEDIATGTRSAAAGGFTSVACMPNTNPFNDNKAITTYILNEASEKGFANVFPVASITKCLKGESLSEMGDLKGAGCIGFSDDGRPVANGDVMRRAMEYAKGFDMPIIAHSEELSIVGSGVMNEGFVATELGLKGIPWVAEAAAIAREVMLAEFTGARLHLCHVSTRQSLDIIRAAKKRGARVTCEVTPHHFTLTEDAVRGYGTNTKMNPPLRTADDVEAMRQGLADGTVDAIATDHAPHHIDEKNVEFNIALCGIVGLESSLPLTLGLVEEGVLTLGQAIERLTIGPARALGIPRGTLKVGVPADVTVIDPELKWTLEADKFHSKSRNTPFEGWKMKGAATHTIVGGRLVHQRS
- the carA gene encoding glutamine-hydrolyzing carbamoyl-phosphate synthase small subunit, with amino-acid sequence MKAILALADGRVFHGKGFGTPGEVTGEVVFNTSMTGYQEILTDPSYRGEIVTMTYPLIGNYGINPEDVESARPHLAGFVVKEASECPSNWRSSMSLDAYLKENGIVGIQGIDTRALVRHIRDKGAQTGIISSVDLDPQSLVAKAQAAPPIEGRDLVRAVTCAEPYHWSQGPWDLSDGYREAAEPGKFKVVAYDFGIKRNILRNLVASGCDVTVVPAATPAEAVLEMKPDGVFLSNGPGDPEPITYAQENIRRLLGKVPLFGICLGHQLLSLALGGKTYKLKFGHRGGNQPVRRGDGHDVEITAQNHGFAVEAGSIEEKALLTHINLNDDTVEGICHRELPAFSVQYHPEASPGPHDARYLFGRFIEMMEKAKAVTRDA
- the carB gene encoding carbamoyl-phosphate synthase large subunit gives rise to the protein MPKRTDIEKILIIGAGPIVIGQACEFDYSGTQACKALKEEGYTVVLLNSNPATIMTDPDFAHRTYVEPVTPEVLARIIEKERPDALLPTLGGQTALNTAVAVAKDGTLEKYGVELIGAKLPAIEMAEDRTLFKAAMERIGVAVPRSGLAHNHAEAMEIIEHVGFPAIIRPSYTLGGTGGGIAYNREEYETMVLAGIDASPTDEVLVEQSVIGWKEFELEVMRDLADNVVIICSIENFDAMGVHTGDSITVAPAQTLTDKEYQILRDASIKIIREIGVETGGSNIQFGVNPENGELVVIEMNPRVSRSSALASKATGFPIAKIAAKLSVGYTLDEIPNDITRETYASFEPTIDYVVTKFPRFTFEKFPQADAVLTTQMKSVGEAMSIGRTFKESLQKSLRSLEIDSYGFESRLFADPEDCRRALSDAELDTLRSKLQIPGWERIWYVGDAIRAGFSIDEIYRLTGIDPWFLRNIGQIIAREGEIVQSRALVAKGGAGLRDLLREAKQMGFSDKRLAFLLGITEDDVRGYRHSLGVRPVYKRVDTCGAELEAHTPYLYSTYEEECEADPTDKKKIIILGGGPNRIGQGIEFDYCCVHGVFALAEDGYETIMVNCNPETVSTDYDTSDRLYFEPLTLEDVLEIVAVEQPYGVIVQFGGQTPLKLAVALEKAGVPIIGTSPDAIDRAEDRERFQALLHKLDLKQPDNGIARSVEESEQIAERIGYPVVVRPSYVLGGRAMEIVYELEQLRNYMKYAVKASPEHPILIDKFLVHAIEVDVDALCDGTDVVVGGIMQHIEEAGIHSGDSACALPPFSLEPELIEEIKRQTVELALELQVVGLMNIQYAVQDGIIYLLEVNPRASRTVPFVSKATGRPLAKIAARVMAGRSLADLGVSGYIHPPHVAVKESVFPFVKFPGVDTLLGPEMKSTGEVMGIDAAFGPAFAKAQLGAGVKLPLSGKVFISVKDADKRLTLESARQLAEAGFQIVATGGTATFLKDKGIPTTRVNKVKQGRPHCVDAIKSHEIDLVFNTTFGAQSVADSYSIRRSALMNGVAYFTTVEGMTAAVDAILAMRRESLDVKPLQEYYPQ
- the greA gene encoding transcription elongation factor GreA, which encodes MSQSIPMTREGNARLQEELKNLIRVERPKVVQDIAEARDHGDLSENAEYEAAKNKQAFIEGRIKELNDKIARALVINPAELDTDKVVFGAKVTLFDTDSGVEVTYQIVGEDEADIKDAKISITSPVGKALIGHRIDDEVNIRVPSGLKVYEIIDIKYE
- a CDS encoding DUF1858 domain-containing protein, which gives rise to MSEKINKDMTFHQVLQMSPEVARVLGKYNLGCVGCMGAMRETLEQGATAHGLDVNDIVRDLNAIFAE
- the recG gene encoding ATP-dependent DNA helicase RecG; its protein translation is MPLTPTDDRLRQLLATPLDQVRGVGPRIAEKLAKMGLASAEDALYTLPHRYEDRRELRKIAQLRDGLREVFCGEILASAETVTARSRRRIFEVVAGDGSGQVSLKWFHYRKEWMKKKFPVGRRAVFSGEVKRFGPTREVHHPDAEFLAEGQRVEQVLAADPLNFGRILPVYPLTEGLHQKAARKIFMEVVERFAPHAASAIPEPIARRRGLLPLQEALRQAHWPGNDASLVALEAGRDQARRTLVYDEFFFLELGLALKRRGVVLEEGIPFGVSHRYTKPLAALLPYRLTGAQRRVPGEIKRDMMAPHPMNRLVQGDVGSGKTVVALMAALIAIENDAQVAVVAPTEILAEQHYLQFHAWMEDLGLKVVLLSGSMAGKEKAAALEILRSGEGHMVVGTHAVLQEGVRFKRLGLGIIDEQHRFGVRQRGVLRRKGEHPDVLVMTATPIPRTLSLTLYGDLALSVIDEMPPGRTPVTTRVLPESERRKAYAVIERELAVGRQAYIVYPLVEESEKSDLRSASEGAEQLREEIFPGRRVGLLHGRMKPEEKEATMAAFKAGEIEVLVSTTVIEVGIDVPNATVMMVEHAERFGLAQLHQLRGRVGRGADKSTCLLVRSPRCSDEGFRRLQVMAESNDGFRIAEADLEIRGPGEFLGTRQAGLPDFRVANLLRDGRILEEAREDAFALANEVDFLTADDYAPVRETLLHRWGNRLELASIG